The Triticum aestivum cultivar Chinese Spring chromosome 5A, IWGSC CS RefSeq v2.1, whole genome shotgun sequence genomic sequence TTTCATAATCAAGATCAGGGTCCATCATAAGTGGACACTTTGGACGAATTACAGCACTGCAAATGAATATAAAACATAGCATGATATGGCAGTAGATTGAAAAACATCAAGAATTTATTGATATTTTTCAGAttaagttttaaccttttcttcctCCAAGTCCCATAATATGCTGGCCTGTTACTTTTGGCAAATTGCAGAAGCTTTCTCTTTATCAATCTAGTTGGCAGAGAATTATCATTACGGGTGACATGACATTCAACCTCACTGGCTGGAAGCATATCAATGTCATTTCCTAGTTTATCTGGTTCATTTTCTTGACCTGAATTGTGACAAGCATCTTCATTTGGAGCAGAAAGTATTTCATCGATCATGTCATCTGAGGTTTTTTGAAGCTTCAGCTCTTTAAACGCCTCCTTGGGTTTGTGTCTGATACCCCATCTGGAGGACCTGTTATAGTTTGATAACTTTTGCCAACCAGTGATCTGCAACCTGTGATGCATTCCATTCAACCCATATCAGTGGCATATCTAAAGCATATAAAAGGGCACAGTAAGACTACAATAGTTCATTAATGTTAATTTTCTCTGGGAAAGCCTCATGCATATTCTGTTTTCGAGTGACCCCGTGAATGTGTTTAACAAGCTAGCCTACTATCATAAGGAATACTGACATTAGGAGATATTGCTCACCTCTGAAGGTACTCCAAAGTCCAGCTCTCTTTCAGATTGAAGGAAGAATCAATTATTGATGTAGCAGCTGATATCTCTTTTTTAGTAGTGCCTGGATCAACAGAGTGTGCATCTGAGTCATTCTCTCCAGATTTAGGTTTTTCACTGTCATTACTTTTGAAAAGGCGCTGCATTAACAAAGCTTGCTTCTGAATGGCCAGTTGTTTCTTGAGTTGCGCAGCTTCCTTCTCAAGACGCTTCTGTTCTTTATCAGCTTCCTCTTGCTGCTTCTTTTGTTGTTTTCtcatttcagcttcttctttttcACGGCGCTTCTGCTCTTTCAGTGCATCCTCTTGCTGCTTCTTTTCTTGTTTTCtcatttcagcttcttctttttcACGGCGCTTCTGCTCTTTCAGTGCTTCTTCTTCCTGCCTCTTTTGTCGTTTCTTTACTTCAGCTTCTTCCTTTTCACGTCTTTTTTGTTCTCTCAGTGCCTCTTCTTGCATTTTCTTTTGCTGTTTCATCATCTGATGTTCCTCTTTCTCCTGGCGTTTTGTTTCCTTCTGGGATTGTTTTTGCATTTTCAGAATTGATTGTTCCTAGAATTTagtggtacacaacatgacattaGTGGATAAAACAGAAATGCAGTTCACTTGGAAAACGGCTGTTGTAATATGGCATGTTGCTCTTACTCAAAAACAGATAACCTAATTTATGTTGGAATGTTATACAAGAACTAACATATCCACTGAATCATTGTAGTTGCAGATCAAATGGCAAAACCAACAATCTCAGATTAGCAGGTCTATTATGATATCATAATTTATTTAGGAAGAAACAAGGCTATATTGGCTCAGAATTCACAAAAGTGCTAAGCAATCCAATATAACGACAGCTTGGTTGTGCATATGTATTATGAGTTCACATAAGAAAATTAAACTGGTTTCTGGAAGTTCAAATAAGGTGCAGCAACTTAATGTATACaagtttgtcagtatcttcatagCATCTATAGAATACATAGCTAATCCCattctctgaaattctttaaatACTTGCGTGCtgcaattttttttaaatgatGGAAAGAAAAGAGATACTAACATTAGCAGGAGCATTTCCATTTGGCAGCTCAGAGCCATTCACAGCATCTACTCCACCAACAGTTCCCTCATTATTTTCCATCACTTGCATTGACTGATCTGTTGATTCTACATCTTTGGCACCCCTTTATTCACAAATAAACACACATATTAGGGCTTCAAATCCTTAAGGTTCAGATAAGATGAGCATGCCAATGCCTACAAACAAAACACAATGTGAAAGGCACGCACACACCTTTGAATGTTGTTCTTTTGTGTCACTCTTTCCACCATTGATCTAATCCCTTCCAGGTTCAGTGCTTTGCTTAACTTTGTTGATACTTTTCTAAGTTCATTTACTTGACCTTCAGCTCCTGTAGATTCCAGAGCTGACAAAGTTGCTGCAATAGCCAATAGAGATGCAATTAGGGAACAGAATACAAAGCTATGGAGTAGGCGAATTCACAGTTCTAATTAGATGTCAATGAAAACTAACTTGCAACAACATTTCAAGACAAAATTAACAGCAAAGCATATCATAATATTCAAAGAACGGGCACACAACTTGAGCCATAAATTTGCATATTAGCTGTCAAGCATTGATAGATGGAAGTTCAAACATGGTGCAAGAAGATACGTCTTACAATGGAGAGCAGTCATCCTCTCATGGATTTTCTTTCTGGCAGTTCTCCGCACACTTAAAAACCCACGCGTTCTCACAGGCAGTACCTTCAGATCTCTTACCTGCAATTAACAACCCACCACAAGACATCAAGACATATTAATTTAAACAGAGCCACTCTTTCTGGATTAAAATAGCATTGAACTGAACTATCATGGCACTAACTTGTAAATGAACAACATAGGATAGGTTTTACCTCCCAGCACCAAAGAGAAAGCTCTGATTCATCTTCCAACACATCAGCATCAGCGCTAGATTGTCCGTACATCATCCTCTGCCCAATGAGCAGCACGGAGCTGCGGACCGAAGCCACAGAGACGCCCTCTGTTCCCTTGAGCTTCTCAAATGTCTCATCCACCAACTTGGATAGCCCAAGATTGCTCTCCTCCAGCAAGCACCCAATCATGGCATTGGTTGACAGATTTCCACCACCATCGAGCTGCATCTTGTGCCCAGAAACCTCCTTGTAGTACTCGAACAAGCCCTGGAGCTCCTGGCCGCACCCGGCAGCAAGAGTTTCCTTCTCTGCAGGAGCAATCACAGGGCCGTTGGAAGCCCTCTTCCGCTTCAGCTGCTTCTGCACTTGGACGATGGTATCCGCCAGTGTAGCAGCGGGAGACTGCGTCGGCGGCACCATCTGGCTCGGAGCTTGCGCTGGGGTCGCATCGATATCCATCGCATCGCTTGATTCGAGCTCGGCAGATCGGTTGAGCACGACCGGGCCGTCAGACTGCATCTGCGACTGCCCCAACCTGGCGCCTTCGCCGCCAGGGGCTTCGGGGCAAGCAGCGCCACCGCCAGCCTCCATTGTGGGCAGCGATTGGCGGTTAGGTTCAGATCGCAGATCGCAGATTTACGGAGAATTCAGTTGCCGCAGACGCCGTCTCAGATACAGGCACGGCAGCGCATTCCTCGGCTCCGCACCTTCGATGAGCACGGCCTGGGTAAAGAATCAAGATCTGATCGGATTCGGCATTTCATGGCTGCAGAAAGACGGAAGAAGGAGACGAGCAGAAATCTAGGGTTCCTTACCGGCAAAAGGTCCCGCGCCGGGTCGCCGCCGTCGAGGGCGCCGCTTGCGAGAGAGACGGCCGAATTCCTTCCCGTGGAGGCGGCACGCGCGCCTCGGTGTGGATCGGGGCAGGGAGCACGCTGGCCGCGAGAGGGGACGgcgcgggggaggggaggggaggggaggggaggcggcggtgggATTGGGGAGATGGGGGGAGGCAGGAGGGGGAGAAGACAGCGCGCGGGGGCGGGTTTAATTTGGAGAATGGGAGCGAAGGTCTGCCGCTTCCCCGCGCGTCCGATGGATTTCTACTCCTCCCACGCCCCCCGGCGCGCGCGCCACAAGTTTCGCCCGAGCCCACGCCCCGCGCAAAAGGAAAGTAGGAAAAAACTTGGCGCGCCACGGGCGGTTTTCGCACCGCGGCGATTGCTTCGCGGGCTCGCCCCGCCAAAAACGAAACTGAGGACCAGC encodes the following:
- the LOC123104643 gene encoding chromatin assembly factor 1 subunit FSM, translated to MEAGGGAACPEAPGGEGARLGQSQMQSDGPVVLNRSAELESSDAMDIDATPAQAPSQMVPPTQSPAATLADTIVQVQKQLKRKRASNGPVIAPAEKETLAAGCGQELQGLFEYYKEVSGHKMQLDGGGNLSTNAMIGCLLEESNLGLSKLVDETFEKLKGTEGVSVASVRSSVLLIGQRMMYGQSSADADVLEDESELSLWCWEVRDLKVLPVRTRGFLSVRRTARKKIHERMTALHSTLSALESTGAEGQVNELRKVSTKLSKALNLEGIRSMVERVTQKNNIQRGAKDVESTDQSMQVMENNEGTVGGVDAVNGSELPNGNAPANEQSILKMQKQSQKETKRQEKEEHQMMKQQKKMQEEALREQKRREKEEAEVKKRQKRQEEEALKEQKRREKEEAEMRKQEKKQQEDALKEQKRREKEEAEMRKQQKKQQEEADKEQKRLEKEAAQLKKQLAIQKQALLMQRLFKSNDSEKPKSGENDSDAHSVDPGTTKKEISAATSIIDSSFNLKESWTLEYLQRLQITGWQKLSNYNRSSRWGIRHKPKEAFKELKLQKTSDDMIDEILSAPNEDACHNSGQENEPDKLGNDIDMLPASEVECHVTRNDNSLPTRLIKRKLLQFAKSNRPAYYGTWRKKSAVIRPKCPLMMDPDLDYEIDSDDEWEEVDPGESLSDCEKDTDEVMDEEDSKITDEEEEDSFVVPDGYLSDSEGIQVESLVDEKADDASSLPTSQCPEVEEFRTLLRQQKVLNTLTEQALRKSQPLVISNLAHEKADLLTAQDLKGSSKIEQLCLQVLSMRICPGGGVVDVPAIDSSSAASEETNQSNAKSSPAAASSVLDTDLQEIVQVIQSSRDGIHKLVELLHQKFPTVKKTQLNHKVREISDFVDNRWQVKKEVLDKLGLTSSPPVDRPQKTKAVADRPSKTKGIGMYFSKRCLPPEEAVNALASSPELRLKPRTVQGSNGVAGAPQVDLFPSQK